The sequence TTGAATTCCCTAAGTCAGATGATATTTGTTATGCAACTCAAAACCGCCAGGATGCTGTCAAGGAGCTAGCTAAAGTTGCCGATTATATTTTGATTATTGGCAGTCAAAACTCATCTAATACTTTGCGCCTGCTTGAGCTTGCACGCAAACTTGGTAAGCAAGCAGAGCTTGTGCCAAATCCTGATGAGTTTAAACCCGGTCCAGAACTTGAAGGCAAGGTGGTTGGCATTAGTTCTGGTGCGTCGGCGCCAGAGTTTTTGGTTGAGACCCTGGTTAAGAAACTCGGTGCTGCGCAAGTAGAAGTGCTTAAGTATAAAGAAGAGCACATAGAATTCCCTCTACCAAGGGAATTGCGCGCAATTAGCTAAATCCCTGGACGATACGCTTTAAGTCTTTTGTCGATTGCTTTGGCGTTTGCTCCAAGCATGTCAGAGAGTAAAGTCCAGAATCTTGACGAGTGATTTTTTTCTACAGTGTGCGCGAGTTCGTGCAGTAAAACATAGTCTATTAATTCATCAGGTAGTTTCATAAGATGCATGCAGAGATTGATATTGTTGTCATGAGTGCAGCTGCCCCAGCGGGTTCTGGTGTTACGAATAGAGATTTGATTGTATTTTAAACCATGTTGATTTGCTAATTGCTTGAGGCGTATTGGTAAGTAGTTATGTGCTTCGCGTCTAAGAGCAGCTTCTATTGCAGTTGTGATTACTGCTTCTAAATCCCTATCCCCTATTCCCTTTTCTCCATTCCCGTCCTGTGGGTAATATACCTTGATCTTCGTCGGACTTAATCTATAAGTAGCTTTGGTAATATCACAGGGAATGAGTTCTAGTTCTCTAGATTTAGTTTTGAATTCCAAGTCGTCGTTAAGTTTGAGTTGTTTGCTTTTACTAATTAACAGTTGCTCTTTAACCCAAGCTCGTTTTTCATTTAAAAATCGAAGACCATCATCAAATTTGACATGATAGGGCATAGAGATTGCGACTTTGCCATTTTCAACTATTCTGATTTTGAGATACTTGCCGCGTTTATATTTAGAGAGTTTGATCTCACCAAGTTCCTTGTCTTCAATGGTTTTTGTTGAAGTCATCTAATTATATTAACCTAGGTTTGTTATGGGTTTTA comes from Cyanobacteriota bacterium and encodes:
- a CDS encoding SprT family zinc-dependent metalloprotease, whose amino-acid sequence is MTSTKTIEDKELGEIKLSKYKRGKYLKIRIVENGKVAISMPYHVKFDDGLRFLNEKRAWVKEQLLISKSKQLKLNDDLEFKTKSRELELIPCDITKATYRLSPTKIKVYYPQDGNGEKGIGDRDLEAVITTAIEAALRREAHNYLPIRLKQLANQHGLKYNQISIRNTRTRWGSCTHDNNINLCMHLMKLPDELIDYVLLHELAHTVEKNHSSRFWTLLSDMLGANAKAIDKRLKAYRPGI